Genomic window (Capsicum annuum cultivar UCD-10X-F1 chromosome 10, UCD10Xv1.1, whole genome shotgun sequence):
TGTTATGATAGATTGAAATTAGAGTGTGTATTAGTTATTTATCTTTTAGTGATAATATTAAATTGATGTAAATATTATCTTTTAGTGATGAATTATTTTTCATCTtataccaatatatatatatatatatatatatatataatacctaTTCTACGTCAGTTTAATCAGGGGAGGACCTATCTACATTTTTTTTAGTGCTTCAGCACCCATTAAATCCGACATAGACTAggtttaattatataaaaaatataaaaattggtaTAAGCTTCAAAAAAACATCCAGAAATCCAAGAAGACTGCTGGGTAGTTTGGTTTTCAGGTGGAACCTTAAACCTTTGGACATCAATATGTGTGTTTGAACTTCACGAGCGCCCACAACCCCTAAATTCTGAGTCCGCTACTGAGTTTAATGGATGCCGATGTACCACCAATTTAAACCTAGGTCTGCCCCCTGGGTATCATTGTGTTAACTAAGCCGagagtctttcaaaaataattcataTACTTTTTCTTCAATACACGAAAGTAAAATTTGCATGTAGTCCGTCTTTCTCAGATTCCACTTTTGACACTATACATGTGGTTAGATCACTATGTGTGAAGTGGCTAACCATATATAATGCATAGTCAATTGGTCCCACAACAAGaccaaaaatataatactaaaagggcagcccggttcACTAAAGTtatcgctatgcgcggtgttcaAGAAAGGGCCCTACCACAAGAGTGTATCGTacgtagccttaccttgcatttctgccggaggctgttttcaaggcttgaacccgtgacttcCTGATCACATGGCGGCAGCAACTTTACAAGTTGCTCGAAAGCCTccccttcaaaaaaaaaaaaaatatagtactactaacaaaaaaatttaaatcttaatTTCCACACAAGACATGCAACAcaccaagaagaagaaaaaaacatgaACAAACTTTGGTTCTTTTTTCTCTTTACAATTTTCTCCTTAATCCAAAAAGCCAACTCCCAAGTTAACACAATAACAACTTCACAACATCTGAAAGATGGTCAAACAATAACATCATCAGATGGAACATTTGAACTAGGATTCTTTTCACCAAGCAAAAAGAACAGTTCAACAAATCGTTATGTTGGTATTTGGTACAAGAAAATATCAGCTTTTACACCAGTATGGGTTGGTAATAGACAAAATCCTGTTAAGGGTATGTCTGGAATCTTGAAAGTTGTTGAACCAGGTTATCTTGTACTGATTAATGATGTTACTAATGACACTGTTTGGTTGACTAATAGTTCAACAAGTGTGAAAAATCCAGTTGCAAAGCTGTTGGATACAGGGAATTTAGTGGTTAAAGAtgtaaatgatgatgatgagtacTTGTGGCAAAGTTTTGATTATCCTAGTGATACTTTGTTAGCAAGTATGAAACTTGGAAGAAATTTGGTGACTGGTTTGGAAAGGTAAGTTCTTGAACTGTATGATCGTCTCGTCTAATTtaatctatgttgctcggactctttaaAAATGTCATCAGGTGTGTGTCAGATCTGATGCGGGTGTGGCagtatttttggagagtccgagcaacttagaatGTAATTATGTTTTCAACATGGTCCGGcatgtgtttatttttttttttttgatagtgGGTGATCTTATGTGACTACAATGAGTatttgttggtggtggtggtggggctAAGGTCCAACTGTCAAGGTATTGTCCGTTTTGGCCCACCGATTATCTAGGCTACTTGAGGCTTTTTGGGCCTTATGGTTTTGGGACTGGCTCGGAAAGATAAGTTCTTGGCTTGTGTGATCGTCTCATctaatttaattatgttttcaacACGATCGGGGcatgtgtttattttttttgataatggGTGGTCTTATGTGAGTACAATGagtatttgttgttgttggtggggCTAAGGTCCAACTGTCAAGGTATTGTCCGCTTTGGCCTGATCGTCTGGGCTACTTAAGGCTTTTTGGGCCTTATGGTTTTGGGACTGGCTTGGAAAGGTAAGTTTTTGACTTGTGTGATCATCTCGTctaatttaattatgttttcaacACGTTGGGGCATGTGTGGGTGGTCTTGTGGGACTACACTGAGTatttgttggtggtggtggtggttgggtGGTTGTGGGGGTTGGGGGGGGGAGGCCAGTAGCGGAGCCAGGATTTTTACTAAAGgggttcacaagtgaacataGGAACTAACCGAAGGGGATTtaacatatactatatatacataaaaaataattttaaccatgtaaatgtagtataatttttcaccgaagggggttcggatgaaccccctatgTAAAGGGTAGCTCCGCCCCCCGGGGGAGGGGCGGGGGATTAAGGCCCAACTGTCAAGGTATTGTATGCTTTTGCCTGACACCTTGAACCTTGaacattgattatatatttaccaACTGTCTAGGCATTGTCCGCTTTGGGTGGCGTGTGTGGGGGATGGGGGTGGGTGCTAAGTCCATATGTCAATGCATTGTCCGCTTTGGCCCGAGCCCTCTGGGCCACTTCAGGCCAAAAATGCTGTACAGTTGAATCTTGATCTCACTCATATACGACCGCTAACTTTTCTAGCTCATCCTGATGTGGGATTTGCCCGATAAAAGTTTGTGAGTATATATAAGACTTAGAACTCAAGAGCTCTGTCTGCTCCGGTACCAAAAAGTTGTATTATGCAACCGTCCCATCTAATAGTATAAGTCGTTAGAGAGCAAACACTTACATTTACTTCATTTAATCATCCATTTTGGCCCAACCCCTCTGGGCTACTTCAGGATGTTTTGGGCATCACTAGTTTATTTCCTTTCGCTTTGACCAAAAGGCGCCTCAACAGTTGAATCCTAACACTCGCCCTTAAATGACCGTTAACTTTACCCTCACGTTGCCCCTCTCGAGCTCAACTGCCAGTGGTCTGTGGGCTGTTACATGAGACTTGAGCCCATGGCATCTGACTGCTTTGATGACGTTGAGTTTGTGATCATTTTTCGTCTAAAATCTCAAGCGATTAGAGAGAACACAGTTTTATTTGCTTGGTTTAATTATGTCTGCAACAGGTATCTTACTTCATGGAAAAGCGACGATGATCCTGCTCCTGGAGAGTATACATATCACTGTGATCCTACAGGTTATCCACAGGACCTAATGAGAAAAGGGCCTAACGTAGTTTATCGAGCAGGTCCATGGAATGGTCTTAGGTGGAGTGGAGCACCAAACATGGTGAACAACTCAGTCACCTCATTCGGGCTAGTCATGAACAATCAAGAAATTTACTACAAATACGAATTAGTAAACAAATCCGTGATTACAACTTTCGCACTAAGGCCTAATGGTGATGCGATGCGTATGATTTGGGTGGAAAAGCAAGAGGGTTGGGTTAACTACCATTCCGCGGATGCAGATCATTGTGACACTTACGGATTATGTGGTGCATATGGCACTTGCACAATCTTTAGCGATCCTGTCTGTCGTTGTTTGGATAAATTCGTTCCAATGCATCCGGATGATTGGAACCGGGCTGACTGGTCCAGTGGTTGCGTACGAAATCATCCACTGAATTGTTCAGAAGATGGATTTATAAAGTATTCTGGTGTTAAATTGCCAGATACTCGGTATTCTTGGTTCAACGAGACTATGACACTCGACGAATGCAAGGTGGTTTGCTTGAGAAATTGTTCGTGTATGGGATATACTAATTTGGACATCAGCAACGGGGGAAGTGGGTGCTTGCTATGGATCGGGGAGCTCGTTGACCTCAGACAGCTGTCGGAATCAGGACAGGATATCTATATTCGGATGGCTGCTTCGGAGATAAGTAAGAAGTTGATGCCATTGTATTGATTGATCGATGTTTGTACTTAAAGCTATTACGACAGGATTACAAAGGAACTTTTGCAGGTTTTAACGATGGATCAAGTCGAAAGAAAAGTGTTGTACTTGCAATAGCTTTGCCACTATTGATTACAACGGTTCTTGTAGTGGTAGTAGTATGCCTGGTTCTTCGTAGACAGAAAAAGAAAGCGGAGAAAATGCTCGTAGAAAAGGGTGAGCTAAAACATACAAAGTCGAAAGTAGATAATATTACTCTCGCGATGATTTGCTCTTCTTTTCAGTGTCACAGTCTGAAATGTCTAGTTGTATGAACATATTACAGAGAGACTgaatcacaacaacaacaaagataatcGCAGTCAAATTCTCCGAGAAGCTTTTGAGCTACCGCTCTTTGACTTGTCCACGATAATGAAGGCTACCGATAACTTTTCACTTGAGAACAAGATCGGAACAGGCGGCTTTGGGAAAGTTTACAAGGTAAAAATTGCCTCAAAAAGCAACTTTATTTAAGTAATGACACCCATTATCTCAAGTTTTGGATCGAACTAATCCATCGACACAAATAGTTCACGGGAGAAAATTGAATTTGATTCGATTATGGAATCATGAATAGTCATTGGTCAGGCAGGCAATGTCGCTTGATCATTATCAAACGCGCTCCGTGTTTTGGAATTTCTAACGGTAAGTGCACGTCTGCAGGGCGTGCTAGAAGAAGGACAGGAAGTAGCTGTCAAGCGGCTCTCAGAAACGTCTAGACAAGGAAACGATgagttcaagaatgaagtcatcTGCATCGCAGAACTTCAGCATCGAAATCTCGTGAAGCTTCTTGGATGCTgcattgaagaagaagagaagatatTGGTATACGAATACATGCCCAACAAAAGCCTGGATCTATTTATATTCGGTTAGTTTTTTCACATGCATCAACTAGTTTCGATATTAGAAACCTGTTATATACATTGACAGCGTAAATATTCTGGTAGATCAAACACGAAGCACATTGCTTGATTGGCCTAAGCGTTTCAACATTATCAATGGTATCGCTCGAGGGCTTATGTACCTTCATCAAGATTCTAGGCTAAGAATCATCCATAGAGACCTTAAAGCTAGCAATGTCTTGCTTGATATTGACATGAACCCGAAGATATCAGATTTCGGGATGGCTAGAAGTTTTGGAGGGAATGAGACGGGAGACAATACAAGTCGAGTGGTTGGAACATAGTAAGAACTCAAAATGTTTGTTCATTACATTATTTGTTTCGCCAGATTATGTAATCCTGTGAATGAATTTATGCAGCGGTTACATGTCCCCGGAGTATGCAGTCGATGGGATTTTCTCAGTAAAATCAGACGTTTTCAGCTTTGGCGTATTGGTACTAGAAGTTGTGAGCGGAAAGAAGAACAGAAGATTCATTCATCCGGAATACAATCTCAACCTCATTGGACATGTAAGTACCATACTCCAAGAacatttaaatttcactttcgaCATTACAAACTAGACACATTATTTGACTCGTAGCTAAGACAGTACGCATGAATACAAGATATTTTCTTGACTGAAGTTAACCGGAAGTATTTGATCTTTGAATAACTCGGAGAAACTGCTGTCTCTCCCTTTCACTACGTACAATGCAGTAAACATGAATATATCAGTTCAGAGACAACTAGTTTCTTGATGTTCCCTTGATTTGTCTGTTTCCATCAAAGTGCAAAGTTAATTAACCGTTTCATCATAACATGATTCAACAGTACACCATCCCTCATATTTGTATGTACAACGTAGTCCTAAAGTTACAATTTGCATGCGCCACATATCTGATTTATTTGCACTTACCGGTCCCATGCTGTGATNNNNNNNNNNNNNNNNNNNNNNNNNNNNNNNNNNNNNNNNNNNNNNNNNNNNNNNNNNNNNNNNNNNNNNNNNNNNNNNNNNNNNNNNNNNNNNNNNNNNNNNNNNNNNNNNNNNNNNNNNNNNNNNNNNNNNNNNNNNNNNNNNNNNNNNNNNNNNNNNNNNNNNNNNNNNNNNNNNNNNNNNNNNNNNNNNNNNNNNNNNNNNNNNNNNNNNNNNNNNNNNNNNNNNNNNNNNNNNNNNNNNNNNNNNNNNNNNNNNNNNNNNNNNNNNNNNNNNNNNNNNNNNNNNNNNNNNNNNNNNNNNNNNNNNNNNNNNNNNNNNNNNNNNNNNNNNNNNNNNNNNNNNNNNNNNNNNNNNNNNNNNNNNNNNNNNNNNNNNNNNNNNNNNNNNNNNNNNNNNNNNNNNNNNNNNNNNNNNNNNNNNNNNNNNNNNNNNNNNNNNNNNNNNNNNNNNNNNNNNNNNNNNNNNNNNNNNNNNNNNNNNNNNNNNNNNNNNNNNNNNNNNNNNNNNNNNNNNNNNNNNNNNNNNNNNNNNNNNNNNNNNNNNNNNNNNNNNNNNNNNNNNNNNNNNNNNNNNNNNNNNNNNNNNNNNNNNNNNNNNNNNNNNNNNNNNNNNNNNNNNNNNNNNNNNNNNNNNNNNNNNNNNNNNNNNNNNNNNNNNNNNNNNNNNNNNNNNNNNNNNNNNNNNNNNNNNNNNNNNNNNNNNNNNNNNNNNNNNNNNNNNNNNNNNNNNNNNNNNNNNNNNNNNNNNNNNNNNNNNNNNNNNNNNNNNNNNNNNNNNNNNNNNNNNNNNNNNNNNNNNNNNNNNNNNNNNNNNNNNNNNNNNNNNNNNNNNNNNNNNNNNNNNNNNNNNNNNNNNNNNNNNNNNNNNNNNNNNNNNNNNNNNNNNNNNNNNNNNNNNNNNNNNNNNNNNNNNNNNNNNNNNNNNNNNNNNNNNNNNNNNNNNNNNNNNNNNNNNNNNNNNNNNNNNNNNNNNNNNNNNNNNNNNNNNNNNNNNNNNNNNNNNNNNNNNNNNNNNNNNNNNNNNNNNNNNNNNNNNNNNNNNNNNNNNNNNNNNNNNNNNNNNNNNNNNNNNNNNNNNNNNNNNNNNNNNNNNNNNNNNNNNNNNNNNNNNNNNNNNNNNNNNNNNNNNNNNNNNNNNNNNNNNNNNNNNNNNNNNNNNNNNNNNNNNNNNNNNNNNNNNNNNNNNNNNNNNNNNNNNNNNNNNNNNNNNNNNNNNNNNNNNNNNNNNNNNNNNNNNNNNNNNNNNNNNNNNNNNNNNNNNNNNNNNNNNNNNNNNNNNNNNNNNNNNNNNNNNNNNNNNNNNNNNNNNNNNNNNNNNNNNNNNNNNNNNNNNNNNNNNNNNNNNNNNNNNNNNNNNNNNNNNNNNNNNNNNNNNNNNNNNNNNNNNNNNNNNNNNNNNNNNNNNNNNNNNNNNNNNNNNNNNNNNNNNNNNNNNNNNNNNNNNNNNNNNNNNNNNNNNNNNNNNNNNNNNNNNNNNNNNNNNNNNNNNNNNNNNNNNNNNNNNNNNNNNNNNNNNNNNNNNNNNNNNNNNNNNNNNNNNNNNNNNNNNNNNNNNNNNNNNNNNNNNNNNNNNNNNNNNNNNNNNNNNNNNNNNNNNNNNNNNNNNNNNNNNNNNNNNNNNNNNNNNNNNNNNNNNNNNNNNNNNNNNNNNNNNNNNNNNNNNNNNNNNNNNNNNNNNNNNNNNNNNNNNNNNNNNNNNNNNNNNNNNNNNNNNNNNNNNNNNNNNNNNNNNNNNNNNNNNNNNNNNNNNNNNNNNNNNNNNNNNNNNNNNNNNNNNNNNNNNNNNNNNNNNNNNNNNNNNNNNNNNNNNNNNNNNNNNNNNNNNNNNNNNNNNNNNNNNNNNNNNNNNNNNNNNNNNNNNNNNNNNNNNNNNNNNNNNNNNNNNNNNNNNNNNNNNNNNNNNNNNNNNNNNNNNNNNNNNNNNNNNNNNNNNNNNNNNNNNNNNNNNNNNNNNNNNNNNNNNNNNNNNNNNNNNNNNNNNNNNNNNNNNNNNNNNNNNNNNNNNNNNNNNNNNNNNNNNNNNNNNNNNNNNNNNNNNNNNNNNNNNNNNNNNNNNNNNNNNNNNNNNNNNNNNNNNNNNNNNNNNNNNNNNNNNNNNNNNNNNNNNNNNNNNNNNNNNNNNNNNNNNNNNNNNNNNNNNNNNNNNNNNNNNNNNNNNNNNNNNNNNNNNNNNNNNNNNNNNNNNNNNNNNNNNNNNNNNNNNNNNNNNNNNNNNNNNNNNNNNNNNNNNNNNNNNNNNNNNNNNNNNNNNNNNNNNNNNNNNNNNNNNNNNNNNNNNNNNNNNNNNNNNNNNNNNNNNNNNNNNNNNNNNNNNNNNNNNNNNNNNNNNNNNNNNNNNNNNNNNNNNNNNNNNNNNNNNNNNNNNNNNNNNNNNNNNNNNNNNNNNNNNNNNNNNNNNNNNNNNNNNNNNNNNNNNNNNNNNNNNNNNNNNNNNNNNNNNNNNNNNNNNNNNNNNNNNNNNNNNNNNNNNNNNNNNNNNNNNNNNNNNNNNNNNNNNNNNNNNNNNNNNNNNNNNNNNNNNNNNNNNNNNNNNNNNNNNNNNNNNNNNNNNNNNNNNNNNNNNNNNNNNNNNNNNNNNNNNNNNNNNNNNNNNNNNNNNNNNNNNNNNNNNNNNNNNNNNNNNNNNNNNNNNNNNNNNNNNNNNNNNNNNNNNNNNNNNNNNNNNNNNNNNNNNNNNNNNNNNNNNNNNNNNNNNNNNNNNNNNNNNNNNNNNNNNNNNNNNNNNNNNNNNNNNNNNNNNNNNNNNNNNNNNNNNNNNNNNNNNNNNNNNNNNNNNNNNNNNNNNNNNNNNNNNNNNNNNNNNNNNNNNNNNNNNNNNNNNNNNNNNNNNNNNNNNNNNNNNNNNNNNNNNNNNNNNNNNNNNNNNNNNNNNNNNNNNNNNNNNNNNNNNNNNNNNNNNNNNNNNNNNNNNNNNNNNNNNNNNNNNNNNNNNNNNNNNNNNNNNNNNNNNNNNNNNNNNNNNNNNNNNNNNNNNNNNNNNNNNNNNNNNNNNNNNNNTGTCACAGTTTACCTTTTACTTCCTTGTAAATTGCTCCTAAGTTTTACTTTGCACGATACAAACAGTAGCGTATGCAGAATCATGCAAGCAGTATCGGCTTATTGTCACAGTTCGCCTTTTACATTCTTGTAAATTGCTCCTAAGTTTTACTTTACACGATACAAACAGTAGCGTATGCAGAATCTTGCGAGCAGTATCGGCCTATTGTCATAGTTCGACTTTTACTTCCTTGTAAATTGCTCCTAAGTAATAGAGCTAATGTGATCTGACCATTCCTCAGAATCCATGCATAGAGAGGGATTCAACTGATCAATCAATTGACTCAACTGATGAAAGATGTGTTACTGACAATACATTTTCACTAACAATTCTTGAGGCAACATAGACAAGATTTTCTTCATGTATTACTAACAATGAAATATTAGCTGCGTCTGTAAATTtgtgtctttttattttttcatgattgtTTAGTCATCCTTTACCTCCTCGTGGGcgtcttgttttctttattatctagcaGTGTGCATCTCATTTTTGTTGTGCGCTTTTATATTTTTCGTTTGTCTGTTTGATTATACCGTTACccgtcctgagccgggggtctatcggaaacagcctctctacttcatctgaggcggtggtatggactatgtacactttaccctccccaaactccactttgtgggaatacactgggtgtgCGTTCAGCCTAGATCAACCGCCACCTCGAATATACTCAAGATACCGCCAGAATCAGTTGTCGGGTGGTGCACTCGTACCTGAATCTGCACCGAAAGAGCgtagtaggggtgagtacgatcacttcttcttgttgttgttgtttagtcATCCTTTAGAGGGGGTGTTTTAGAGCAACGATACGAGTTGTAGTTGTGTGACCAGGAGGTTAAGGGTTCAAATaatggaaacagcctcttgcagaaatacaaggtaaggttGGGGACAATAGACTCTATATGGTTCGGCGGCCCTTTGGATCCCGTGTATAGCAGGAGCTAGTGCACCGaactgtctattttttttttggttataattTTTCACTAAACATGCATATGGGGAAAAAGGTTACTCACACTCGATATTTAATGACAAACTGACAAGTGTCTTCAATATATGATCTTATGACTTATCATGGTTAATTACTATGTTGGGATAAGCATCTAGTGACTGtactatggtcaaagttgctcTGATACATTTCAATTTCACGGGGTCCTATTACACCCTaactcaattttagtatatttttgtcacccttttgtacTGGCGTgatacctttattacataaaaggAGACCCACATCAAAGATGTCACGCCAGCtaaaaagattaacaaaaatacgctaaaatttagttcaagggTAATAGGACTCCTGTGAAGCCGGAGTGTGTTGTAACAAATTTGTTCATAGTTCCGGGATACTAGATGTTTTACTCTAATGTGtacttttatcttaatttatcaTTTAACCATTATAAAGTAACGTAATCTAACGTAAACACTAGCACGGATAAGTATTTTTTCGACCTTCTATATCCCTATTTCACATTTTAAAACTAATCAAATTTGCACTCAAGGATGtgacataataatcaataaagtGGTCGCAACCTTGGAAATTACTATTCAAAATCCAACAAATACGAAAAAAAAACGCTAGGTAAGTATCATTTCATTCTTTTTTAGTAAGATActaaaatacatcttaaaatgttcgtcaaaaagtaaaaaatagagTGTAA
Coding sequences:
- the LOC107845786 gene encoding G-type lectin S-receptor-like serine/threonine-protein kinase At4g27290 (The sequence of the model RefSeq protein was modified relative to this genomic sequence to represent the inferred CDS: added 309 bases not found in genome assembly), which gives rise to MNKLWFFFLFTIFSLIQKANSQVNTITTSQHLKDGQTITSSDGTFELGFFSPSKKNSSTNRYVGIWYKKISAFTPVWVGNRQNPVKGMSGILKVVEPGYLVLINDVTNDTVWLTNSSTSVKNPVAKLLDTGNLVVKDVNDDDEYLWQSFDYPSDTLLASMKLGRNLVTGLERYLTSWKSDDDPAPGEYTYHCDPTGYPQDLMRKGPNVVYRAGPWNGLRWSGAPNMVNNSVTSFGLVMNNQEIYYKYELVNKSVITTFALRPNGDAMRMIWVEKQEGWVNYHSADADHCDTYGLCGAYGTCTIFSDPVCRCLDKFVPMHPDDWNRADWSSGCVRNHPLNCSEDGFIKYSGVKLPDTRYSWFNETMTLDECKVVCLRNCSCMGYTNLDISNGGSGCLLWIGELVDLRQLSESGQDIYIRMAASEISFNDGSSRKKSVVLAIALPLLITTVLVVVVVCLVLRRQKKKAEKMLVEKERLNHNNNKDNRSQILREAFELPLFDLSTIMKATDNFSLENKIGTGGFGKVYKGVLEEGQEVAVKRLSETSRQGNDEFKNEVICIAELQHRNLVKLLGCCIEEEEKILVYEYMPNKSLDLFIFDQTRSTLLDWPKRFNIINGIARGLMYLHQDSRLRIIHRDLKASNVLLDIDMNPKISDFGMARSFGGNETGDNTSRVVGTYGYMSPEYAVDGIFSVKSDVFSFGVLVLEVVSGKKNRRFIHPEYNLNLIGHAWMLHREGRSLEIADPALVESGYTIELQRSIHVGLLCVQQSPEDRPNISSVVLMLTNESILPQPKPPGFFTERNIDDATGYSWSNHKPSSVNDVTITLLDAR